Proteins encoded within one genomic window of Bombina bombina isolate aBomBom1 chromosome 1, aBomBom1.pri, whole genome shotgun sequence:
- the LOC128645095 gene encoding uncharacterized protein LOC128645095 isoform X2 encodes MEKGQQLMTNTDPRATGFQNTEKVTAASQGVQSAVTQDPSTGVRIVWVMGHSFIYWANAEASKKMGGLQLGCPVDQWEVKWFGIRGMCWELLFPLFLDYGRMFPRPHVLIVHLGGNDLGMIPQKELVRRIKRDLGNIKELYPGIKIIWSQITPRLVWRSARDYDRLEKSRKKIIKIVSSFVKRLGGGVVFHPDFEVDGAEEFYLKDGVHFNQFGLQLFLFDIKEALGKILGLAGLGCSVSPVGGGGASSQTNMVCNMAK; translated from the exons atggaaaaagggcagcaattaatgactaatacggatcccagggctactggtttccagaatacagagaaggttacggctgcatctcaaggggttcagtctgcagtgactcaggatccgagtacag gtgtaaggatcgtatgggtgatggggcattcgtttatatactgggccaatgctgaggccagtaagaaaatgggcggccttcagcttgggtgtcctgttgatcaatgggaggtcaaatggtttgggattaggggcatgtgctgggaactcttgtttccgttgtttctagactatggcagaatgtttcctcgtcctcatgttttgatagtgcatttggggggaaatgatttaggtatgattcctcaaaaagaattaGTGAGAAGAATCAAAAGGGATCTGGGCAATATAAAGGAACTTTATCCCGGAATTAAAATaatctggtcacagattactcctaggctggtttggagatcagcgagggattatgataggctagaaaagagccgcaagaaaattatcaaaatagttagctcttttgttaagaggttggggggaggtgtagttttccacccagatttcgaagtagatggggctgaggaattttacttaaaagatggtgttcattttaaccaatttgggctgcagctatttctttttgatataaaagaagcgttgggaaaaatattgggtttggcgggactgggctgttcggtcagtccagtcggtggcgggggtgctagttcccagacaaatatggtatgcaatatggccaagtga
- the LOC128645095 gene encoding uncharacterized protein LOC128645095 isoform X1: protein MEKGQQLMTNTDPRATGFQNTEKVTAASQGVQSAVTQDPSTVVSLSRVGSSGGCSWSDFSCPTLEAWDGGLAELIKKSLAPGVRIVWVMGHSFIYWANAEASKKMGGLQLGCPVDQWEVKWFGIRGMCWELLFPLFLDYGRMFPRPHVLIVHLGGNDLGMIPQKELVRRIKRDLGNIKELYPGIKIIWSQITPRLVWRSARDYDRLEKSRKKIIKIVSSFVKRLGGGVVFHPDFEVDGAEEFYLKDGVHFNQFGLQLFLFDIKEALGKILGLAGLGCSVSPVGGGGASSQTNMVCNMAK from the exons atggaaaaagggcagcaattaatgactaatacggatcccagggctactggtttccagaatacagagaaggttacggctgcatctcaaggggttcagtctgcagtgactcaggatccgagtacag tggtctcgctttcgagagttggctcctcaggcggatgtaGTTGGAGCGATTTTTcctgtccaactttggaagcttgggacggaggattggctgaattaattaaaaaatctttggctccag gtgtaaggatcgtatgggtgatggggcattcgtttatatactgggccaatgctgaggccagtaagaaaatgggcggccttcagcttgggtgtcctgttgatcaatgggaggtcaaatggtttgggattaggggcatgtgctgggaactcttgtttccgttgtttctagactatggcagaatgtttcctcgtcctcatgttttgatagtgcatttggggggaaatgatttaggtatgattcctcaaaaagaattaGTGAGAAGAATCAAAAGGGATCTGGGCAATATAAAGGAACTTTATCCCGGAATTAAAATaatctggtcacagattactcctaggctggtttggagatcagcgagggattatgataggctagaaaagagccgcaagaaaattatcaaaatagttagctcttttgttaagaggttggggggaggtgtagttttccacccagatttcgaagtagatggggctgaggaattttacttaaaagatggtgttcattttaaccaatttgggctgcagctatttctttttgatataaaagaagcgttgggaaaaatattgggtttggcgggactgggctgttcggtcagtccagtcggtggcgggggtgctagttcccagacaaatatggtatgcaatatggccaagtga